The Capsicum annuum cultivar UCD-10X-F1 unplaced genomic scaffold, UCD10Xv1.1 ctg73403, whole genome shotgun sequence region TAGGAATGGCTTCAACACAATTTGCACAAGTTGGTTTAATGATTGTTGGGAAAAAAGCTATGTCTGCTGGAATGACTAACTTCACCTTCGTCTTCTACTCTAATACTCTTGCTTACTTTATTCTCATCCCTTCTTTCTTATTCTACAGGTAGTGCTCTTTTCCCTTTCAATTCTAAAAATAAGAAGTTAGTATCATTTTTAACTGATTTGATTGTTTGTAGGTCAACTCGTCCTCCCATCAATTTCAAACTCATATCTGGGTTTTTCTTGCTTGGAGTtctggggtatgtcagttattcTCATCTTTCAATTGTCTCCTCTGT contains the following coding sequences:
- the LOC124894380 gene encoding WAT1-related protein At1g70260-like, whose translation is MGMAMKIKEALPYIGMASTQFAQVGLMIVGKKAMSAGMTNFTFVFYSNTLAYFILIPSFLFYRSTRPPINFKLISGFFLLGVLGYVSYSHLSIVSSVKYYSFFVLIVHC